One Camelina sativa cultivar DH55 chromosome 3, Cs, whole genome shotgun sequence genomic window carries:
- the LOC104759130 gene encoding pathogenesis-related protein 1A-like: MELRKRKLRAPLHNIFAVTLFLLQLWAATANINHSESSTQSSVNSPSTTGTGVLSSSRLFTGGPLTFRSRWMRRRRHRNKVNRASREFLLAHNLVRASVGEPPLEWDGRLAAYARSWANQRVGDCRLVHSNGPYGENIFWAAQDNWRPAEVVKVWADEDQFYNVNANTCEPHHMCGHYTQIVWKDSTKVGCATVDCSNGGVYAICVYNPPGNYEGENPFGSYKSPIGLLREEPPAVIGGMA; this comes from the coding sequence atgGAGCTCCGTAAACGGAAATTACGAGCTCCGTTACACAACATATTCGCCGTAACGTTATTCCTCCTTCAGCTATGGGCCGCCACGGCCAACATTAATCACAGCGAGTCTTCCACGCAATCTTCTGTTAACTCTCCGTCAACGACGGGCACTGGGGTTCTGTCTTCATCACGGTTGTTCACCGGGGGACCATTGACGTTCAGGTCTAGGTGGATGAGAAGAAGACGACATCGTAACAAAGTCAACAGAGCTAGCAGAGAGTTTCTATTAGCACATAACCTCGTGCGAGCGAGCGTGGGGGAACCGCCGCTTGAATGGGACGGGAGATTAGCGGCTTACGCGCGCTCGTGGGCGAACCAACGCGTGGGAGATTGTAGGCTTGTTCACTCTAACGGTCCGTATGGAGAAAACATATTCTGGGCCGCACAGGATAACTGGAGGCCCGCAGAAGTCGTTAAAGTGTGGGCCGATGAGGATCAATTCTATAACGTGAACGCTAACACGTGTGAGCCGCATCACATGTGTGGGCATTACACGCAGATCGTTTGGAAAGATAGTACCAAGGTTGGGTGCGCAACTGTGGATTGCTCAAACGGCGGCGTTTACGCCatttgtgtgtataacccaccGGGAAATTACGAAGGTGAAAATCCGTTTGGAAGCTATAAAAGTCCGATTGGTCTTCTCCGGGAAGAACCACCGGCGGTGATCGGAGGGATGGCTTGA
- the LOC104759170 gene encoding aspartyl protease family protein 2-like has product MVGRRKALLFTLCFLFVSLPSLSSSSLPAFQTLAPNSHSLPSASPVSFQPDSEPDSESLLGSEFESGSDDSESSITLNLDHIDALSSNKTPQELFSSRLQRDSRRVNSIATLAARVPRRNVTHAPRSGGFSSSVVSGLSQGSGEYFTRLGVGTPARYVYMVLDTGSDIVWLQCAPCRRCYSQSDPIFDPRKSRTYSTIPCSSPHCRRLDSAGCNTRRKTCLYQVSYGDGSFTVGDFSTETLTFRRNRVKGVALGCGHDNEGLFVGAAGLLGLGKGKLSFPGQTGHRFNQKFSYCLVDRSASSKPSSVVFGNAAVSRTARFTPLLSNPKLDTFYYVELLGISVGGTRVPGVAASLFKLDQIGNGGVIIDSGTSVTRLIRPAYIAMRDAFRVGARTLKRAPDFSLFDTCFDLSNMNEVKVPTVVLHFREADVSLPATNYLIPVDTNGKFCFAFAGTMGGLSIIGNIQQQGFRVVYDLATSRVGFAPRGCA; this is encoded by the coding sequence atggtaggaagaagaaaagcattACTCTTcactctctgtttcttgttcgTCTCTCTACcttcattgtcttcttcttcccttccagCATTTCAAACTCTAGCCCCCAATTCTCATTCTCTCCCTTCTGCTTCTCCCGTCTCATTCCAACCCGACTCAGAACCCGACTCAGAGTCTCTGCTTGGATCCGAATTTGAATCCGGATCCGACGACTCCGAGTCTTCCATCACTCTAAACCTCGACCACATCGACGCTCTCTCCTCAAACAAAACACCACAAGAGCTCTTCAGCTCCCGTCTCCAACGCGACTCCCGGCGCGTGAATTCAATCGCCACACTCGCCGCTCGAGTCCCCAGAAGAAACGTGACTCACGCCCCGAGATCCGGCGGATTCAGCAGCTCTGTGGTCTCTGGTCTGTCTCAAGGAAGCGGCGAATACTTCACGCGCCTCGGTGTCGGAACCCCGGCGAGATATGTCTACATGGTGCTTGACACCGGAAGTGACATCGTCTGGCTCCAATGCGCTCCTTGCCGGAGATGCTACTCTCAGTCCGACCCGATATTCGACCCGAGAAAGTCCCGGACCTATTCAACCATCCCCTGTTCTTCACCTCACTGCCGGCGTTTAGACTCCGCCGGATGCAACACCCGTCGTAAGACTTGCCTCTACCAAGTCTCGTACGGCGATGGTTCTTTCACTGTCGGCGATTTCTCAACCGAAACCTTGACTTTCCGACGAAATCGCGTCAAAGGCGTTGCTCTCGGATGTGGCCATGACAACGAAGGTCTCTTCGTCGGAGCAGCCGGTTTGTTAGGACTCGGCAAAGGAAAGTTATCGTTCCCCGGTCAGACCGGTCACCGGTTTAATCAGAAATTTTCGTACTGTTTAGTCGACAGATCCGCTTCTTCGAAACCATCCTCAGTCGTCTTCGGAAACGCCGCCGTTTCAAGAACCGCGAGGTTCACGCCGCTTTTGTCAAACCCAAAGCTCGACACTTTCTACTACGTCGAGCTTTTGGGAATCAGCGTCGGAGGGACACGTGTCCCCGGCGTAGCGGCTTCGCTTTTCAAACTTGACCAGATCGGTAACGGTGGGGTTATCATCGATTCGGGTACGTCTGTGACCCGGTTGATCCGACCCGCTTATATCGCAATGAGAGACGCGTTCCGGGTCGGAGCTAGGACCTTGAAAAGAGCTCCGGATTTCTCGCTCTTCGACACGTGTTTCGATCTATCCAATATGAACGAGGTTAAAGTCCCTACGGTGGTTTTACATTTCCGTGAAGCTGACGTGTCACTTCCGGCGACGAATTATCTGATTCCGGTTGATACTAACGGCAAGTTCTGTTTTGCGTTTGCGGGTACGATGGGTGGACTATCCATCATTGGGAATATCCAGCAACAGGGCTTCCGGGTCGTTTACGACTTAGCGACTTCCCGGGTCGGGTTTGCTCCACGAGGATGCGCTTAA
- the LOC104759180 gene encoding cyclic pyranopterin monophosphate synthase accessory protein, mitochondrial-like: MFSTLRRAVLLRRYPAVISPVKKAFSSKIYDEIDPQIMNIDELNQEMKSIFGEEPSPDGFSGPATMDFSELKSKAESLKSTNPESSDLLSRIEYQKSSKEQPALVAGDMSKLTHVGISGEAQMVDVSSKDNTKRTALASCKVFLGKGVFDLVLANQMGKGDVLGVAKIAGISGAKQTSSLIPLCHNISLTHVRVDLRLNPEDFSVDIEGEASCTGKTGVEMEAMTAVSVAGLTVYDMCKAASKDISITDVRLERKTGGKSGYWSRGE; this comes from the exons atgttttcgaCACTCCGTCGCGCCGTGTTACTCCGTCGATATCCGGCCGTGATTTCTCCGGTGAAAAAGGCATTCAGCAGTAAAATTTACGATGAAATCGATCCGCAAATCATGAATATAGATGAGCTGAATCAG GAAATGAAGTCAATCTTTGGAGAAGAACCATCTCCCGATGGGTTTTCTGGTCCTGCCACAATGGATTTCTCTGAGTTGAAATCGAAAGCTGAATCTCTGAAGTCGACAAACCCGGAGAGTTCTGATCTTTTATCCCGTATTGAGTATCAGAAATCGAGCAAAGAACAACCTGCACTAGTGGCTGGTGATATGTCTAAGCTAACCCATGTTGGGATCTCAGGGGAAGCTCAGATGGTTGATGTATCTTCCAAGGACAATACTAAGAGAACTGCATTGGCTTCCTGTAAAGTTTTTCTTGGGAAAGGAGTATTCGATTTGGTCTTAGCGAATCAAATGGGGAAAGGAGATGTTCTTGGAGTGGCGAAGATCGCTGGCATTAGTGGAGCAAAACAAACTAGTAGCTTAATCCCATTGTGTCATAACATTTCTCTTACGCATGTTCGTGTAGACCTAAGACTAAACCCTGAAGATTTTAGTGTTGACattgaaggagaagcttcttgcACTGGAAAGACTGGAGTTGAGATGGAAGCTATGACTGCTGTCTCAGTTGCTGGTTTAACAGTTTACGACATGTGTAAGGCTGCGTCGAAAGATATCAGTATTACAGATGTGAGACTCGAGCGTAAAACTGGTGGAAAGAGTGGATATTGGTCCAGAGGGGAGTGA